From the genome of Gopherus evgoodei ecotype Sinaloan lineage chromosome 5, rGopEvg1_v1.p, whole genome shotgun sequence, one region includes:
- the LRAT gene encoding lecithin retinol acyltransferase, with protein MKNPMYEVASLLLEKLLLLANLKLCSVGPGAVEEEEKHASYYDTTYFKRGDLLEVPRTLFFHFGIYLGDNRVAHLMPDILPAFTDEQRQIQQVVTNKRLILGVLARMASIRVDTVEDFAYGDSILVNHMDEAFPNKALCGEEVARRAEKLVGATAYSLLWNNCEHFVTYCRYGSAVSFQTDKFCETVKMIIRDQRSVLASALLGLASIVCLGLAPSTTLPTIIIPFFLWMAG; from the exons ATGAAGAACCCCATGTACGAAGtggcctccctgctgctggagaagcTGCTCCTCCTGGCCAACCTCAAGCTGTGCAGCGTGGGCCCCGGCgcggtggaggaggaggagaaacacGCCAGCTACTACGACACCACCTACTTCAAGCGGGGCGACCTGCTGGAGGTGCCCCGCACCCTCTTCTTCCACTTCGGCATCTACCTCGGGGACAACCGGGTGGCGCACCTGATGCCGGACATCCTGCCTGCCTTCACCGACGAGCAGCGGCAGATCCAGCAGGTGGTGACCAACAAGAGGCTCATCCTGGGCGTCCTGGCCAGAATGGCCAGCATCCGGGTGGACACGGTGGAGGACTTTGCCTACGGCGACTCCATCCTGGTGAACCATATGGACGAGGCCTTCCCGAACAAGGCTCTGTGCGGCGAGGAGGTGGCCCGGCGGGCGGAGAAGCTGGTGGGGGCCACGGCGTACAGCCTGCTGTGGAACAACTGCGAGCACTTCGTCACCTACTGCAGATACGGCTCCGCGGTCAGCTTCCAGACCGACAAG TTCTGTGAAACAGTGAAGATGATTATTCGGGACCAGAGAAGTGTTCTTGCTTCAGCGCTCCTGGGATTAGCATCTATAGTCTGTCTGGGTTTGGCACCTTCCACCACCCTGCCCACTATCATTATTCCGTTCTTTCTGTGGATGGCTGGTTAA